In a genomic window of Flavobacterium sp. KACC 22761:
- a CDS encoding M1 family metallopeptidase, whose amino-acid sequence MKKYFGVVLIAFISNFPTQAQSIFSKTDVLTHQDTLRGSITKERAWWDLKYYHLDIKVNPSDKTITGSNTVRYTVLSENNKMQIDLQEPMNISKVTQNGKDLKFERNGSAFFITLIENQKIGETKEIVISFGGKPKEAVNPPWDGGITWKKDKNGKDFIASSCQGLGASIWWPCKDHMYDEVENMLISVNVPGDLTDVSNGRLQSVKKQKDGTKTFNWYVANPINNYGVNINIGDYVSFSEKFKGEKGDLDCVYYVLKDNLAVAKEHFKDAPRMLKAFENWFGPYPFYEDSYKLVEAPYLGMEHQSSVTYGNEFKNGYLGHDLSRTGWGLKFDYIIIHESGHEWFANNITYKDIADMWIHESFTNYSEALFVEYYYGKDAANAYIKGLRKQISNDKPIIGIYDVNKEGSGDMYPKGANMLHTIRQLVNNDDKWKSILRGLNSTFYHQTVTTKQIEDYISAQSGINLKTVFDQYLRTAQVPTLEYFFANHKLGFHWINCNSNFDMPIKVTLNGVETWLKPTAEWQDMNVKGEQNTLVVDENFYIIKSNLNN is encoded by the coding sequence ATGAAAAAGTATTTTGGTGTTGTTTTGATTGCTTTTATTTCCAATTTTCCAACACAGGCACAATCCATTTTTAGTAAAACTGATGTTTTGACACATCAAGACACTTTGCGCGGAAGCATCACAAAAGAAAGAGCTTGGTGGGATTTGAAATATTATCACTTAGATATAAAAGTAAATCCGTCTGATAAAACAATTACGGGTTCAAATACAGTGCGTTACACTGTTTTATCTGAAAATAATAAAATGCAGATTGATCTTCAAGAACCAATGAACATTTCAAAGGTAACTCAAAATGGAAAAGATCTAAAATTTGAAAGAAACGGAAGCGCTTTTTTTATTACGTTAATCGAAAATCAAAAAATTGGTGAAACAAAAGAGATTGTAATTTCTTTTGGAGGAAAACCTAAGGAAGCCGTTAATCCGCCTTGGGACGGAGGAATTACTTGGAAAAAAGATAAAAACGGAAAAGATTTTATTGCCTCATCATGTCAAGGACTTGGCGCTAGTATTTGGTGGCCGTGCAAGGATCATATGTATGATGAAGTAGAAAATATGCTAATCAGTGTAAATGTTCCAGGAGATTTAACTGATGTTTCAAACGGAAGACTGCAAAGCGTTAAAAAGCAAAAAGACGGAACCAAAACTTTCAATTGGTATGTTGCCAATCCAATCAATAATTACGGAGTAAACATCAATATTGGGGATTATGTAAGTTTTTCTGAAAAATTTAAAGGAGAAAAAGGTGATTTAGACTGTGTTTATTATGTTTTAAAAGATAATTTGGCTGTTGCCAAAGAACATTTTAAAGACGCTCCCCGAATGCTAAAAGCTTTTGAAAACTGGTTTGGTCCTTATCCGTTTTATGAAGATAGCTATAAATTAGTCGAAGCACCATATTTAGGAATGGAACATCAAAGTTCTGTGACATACGGAAATGAGTTTAAAAATGGCTATCTAGGTCATGACTTAAGCAGAACGGGCTGGGGTTTGAAATTTGATTATATAATTATTCATGAATCTGGGCATGAGTGGTTTGCCAATAATATCACTTATAAAGATATTGCTGATATGTGGATTCATGAGAGTTTCACTAATTATTCAGAAGCGTTGTTTGTGGAATATTATTATGGAAAAGATGCTGCAAATGCCTACATAAAAGGTTTAAGAAAACAAATTAGCAATGACAAACCAATTATTGGCATTTATGATGTAAACAAGGAAGGTTCAGGAGACATGTATCCAAAAGGGGCAAACATGCTTCATACAATTCGCCAACTAGTGAATAATGACGACAAATGGAAATCAATTTTAAGAGGCTTAAATAGTACTTTTTATCATCAAACGGTTACCACCAAGCAAATTGAAGATTATATCAGTGCACAATCGGGGATTAATTTAAAGACTGTTTTTGATCAATATTTAAGAACAGCGCAAGTGCCAACTTTAGAATATTTTTTCGCTAATCATAAATTAGGTTTTCATTGGATCAATTGCAATTCAAATTTTGACATGCCTATAAAAGTCACTTTAAATGGCGTTGAAACTTGGTTAAAACCAACCGCAGAATGGCAAGATATGAATGTGAAAGGAGAACAGAATACTTTAGTAGTTGACGAGAATTTTTATATCATAAAATCCAATTTGAATAATTAA